One region of Amphiprion ocellaris isolate individual 3 ecotype Okinawa chromosome 9, ASM2253959v1, whole genome shotgun sequence genomic DNA includes:
- the LOC111578019 gene encoding protein rapunzel-like has translation MSSSLERVVAQKKEAIEAVMDMFERGAEVLASAVGELFPLCEAAAPVLRLALDNVQSKEVFYVKEQFLTVRNKLDVLSSQLDDIDCEIKKGRLDSQYFSVEENIRNQFRKYMDILDAKPQFKEVKTRLFLEHFAKTGGEKNLFVLYDALMGTNSFGESVLELVERYVARNRRLLEDFCVRMKELFCLGLIALLGHCALTQGQEEEQDKIQEWSSKIEEVESRMKATIESCVAAFPEQAKLDAQRLLQETDGETLQDTTRQLLEFLVKKFDWVHWSVRLINHSGSTYRNWRAGEHFHHVAGQNWFEVLQVNNINLVVSYSTKPQPVPRDCIRQAMEGQGKKGNAPAVVEVLEKQLCGFVVHAVSRHKESAAAWSFPDDCHYWERHKNVAVCVHSE, from the exons ATGAGCAGCTCTTTGGAGAGGGTTGTTGCCCAGAAGAAGGAGGCCATCGAGGCAGTGATGGACATGTTTGAGAGGGGGGCCGAGGTGTTGGCCAGCGCTGTGGGCGAGCTGTTTCCGCTGTGCGAGGCCGCCGCTCCGGTTCTGCGACTGGCCTTAGACAACGTCCAGAGCAAAGAGGTCTTCTACGTCAAAGAGCAGTTCCTAACGGTGAGGAACAAACTGGATGTGCTCTCCAGCCAACTGGATGACATCGACTGCGAGATCAAGAAGGGCAGGCTGGATTCCCAGTACTTCTCTGTCGAGGAGAACATCAGGAATCAGTTCAGAAAGTACATGGACATCCTGGATGCAAAACCGCAGTTCAAGGAGGTGAAAACGAGGCTTTTTTTGGAGCACTTTGCAAAAACCGGAGGGGAGAAGAACCTGTTTGTGCTTTATGATGCTCTGATGGGGACTAACAGCTTTGGAGAGTCAGTTTTAGAGCTGGTAGAAAG GTATGTGGCGAGGAACCGCCGCCTCCTGGAAGATTTCTGTGTCCGGATGAAGGAGCTCTTCTGCTTGGGTCTGATTGCTCTGCTGGGCCACTGTGCTTTAACCCAGGGCCAAGAGGAAGAACAGGACAAAATCCAAGAGTGGAGCAGCAAAATTGAAGAGGTAGAGTCCAGGATGAAGGCCACCATTGAGTCCTGTGTTGCTGCCTTCCCAGAGCAAGCGAAATTAGATGCCCAGCGCCTCCTGCAAGAAACAGATGGAGAAACCCTGCAGGATACAACTCGGCAGCTTTTGGAGTTCTTGGTGAAAAAGTTCGACTGGGTGCACTGGTCCGTGCGTCTCATCAACCACTCCGGCAGCACCTACCGCAACTGGCGAGCAGGGGAACATTTCCACCATGTGGCAGGACAGAACTGGTTCGAGGTGCTGCAGGTGAACAACATCAACCTGGTGGTGTCGTACAGCACCAAACCACAGCCGGTGCCCCGCGACTGCATCCGGCAGGCGATGGAGGGCCAGGGAAAGAAGGGAAACGCCCCAGCAGTGGTGGAGGTGCTGGAGAAGCAGCTGTGCGGGTTTGTTGTCCACGCAGTGAGTCGCCACAAGGAGTCTGCGGCTGCCTGGAGCTTTCCGGACGACTGCCATTACTGGGAGAGGCACAAGaatgtggctgtgtgtgtgcactcagAGTGA